Proteins from a single region of Scatophagus argus isolate fScaArg1 chromosome 23, fScaArg1.pri, whole genome shotgun sequence:
- the nat8l gene encoding N-acetylaspartate synthetase encodes MHFSSPKMVCETKIVADEHDAIPGTKKESIMWSSPPSSAALNPAEAKDVRKDAVFIREFERADQEEVRRIFYEGIMERIPNTAFRGLRQQPKTQFLYALLTVMCFFVTKSVTLTCCTPLILMGARYYYSRKVIQSYLDCALHTDMADIEAYYMTPTGSCFWVAVLDGRVVGIVAAQGREDDNTVELRRMSVDSRYRGKGIAKALGRRVLEFAVRNNYAAVVLGTTAVKLAAHKLYESLGFRRTGQSEDYRLPGMSRSPLERLFFQIRYSRYRLQLREE; translated from the exons ATGCATTTTTCGTCTCCCAAAATGGTTTGCGAGACTAAAATTGTTGCGGACGAACACGATGCTATACCTGGGACCAAAAAAGAGTCGATCATGTGGAGCTCTCCTCCGTCCAGCGCGGCTCTGAACCCCGCCGAAGCCAAGGATGTGAGGAAAGATGCGGTTTTTATCCGCGAGTTTGAGCGCGCGGATCAGGAGGAGGTGCGGCGCATCTTTTACGAGGGTATTATGGAGAGGATACCCAACACGGCGTTTAGGGGGCTCAGGCAGCAGCCCAAGACTCAGTTTTTATATGCTCTTCTGACAG TAATGTGCTTTTTCGTGACCAAATCCGTCACACTGACCTGCTGCACGCCCCTCATTCTCATGGGTGCGCGCTACTACTACAGCAGGAAAGTTATCCAGAGTTATCTGGACTGTGCTCTGCACACGGACATGGCTGACATAGAGGCTTATTACATGACACCCACAG GCTCCTGTTTCTGGGTGGCAGTGCTCGACGGACGTGTGGTTGGGATTGTGGCAGCACAAGGCCGTGAGGATGACAACACGGTCGAGCTGCGGCGCATGTCGGTGGACTCTCGCTACCGTGGCAAAGGCATCGCAAAGGCACTGGGTCGACGTGTTCTGGAGTTCGCAGTGCGCAACAACTACGCCGCAGTGGTCCTCGGCACAACGGCTGTGAAGCTGGCTGCCCACAAGCTGTACGAATCGCTGGGTTTCCGCCGAACGGGCCAGAGCGAGGACTACAGGCTCCCCGGGATGAGCCGCTCGCCGCTGGAGAGGCTCTTCTTCCAGATCCGCTACAGCCGCTACCGCCTGCAGCTCCGTGAGGAGTGA